The DNA segment TGAACCGGATCAAACAAACAAGGAGTATACAATGGCTAACAAAGAACAGGGCGGAAACAAGAACGTGAAAAAGGTCGCGAAATTATCCCTCAAAGAAAAACGGGCATTAAAAAGAGAGAAACGGGCGCTCAAGGGTTAATTAAACCGCTTAACACTTGCTCACAAAAGAAGGATTGGAGTATAATCGAGCCTGTCCGGCATTGGTAGTAATAAGGAGGAGTAACCTGATTATGCGTAAAAAACGCCTCCCATCAATTTTTGTCCTTGGTTTTTTCCTCGCCGGCCTCTTTTTTCAACCCGGCCCCGCTTTTGCCGCTGACAACACCGGAACAATAAAGATCTTTTCGGAAGTTAAAGGGATCGAAATATTCCTGGACGAGAAATCGCAGGGGCAAGACATGGTTGAGCTCTACGGCGTTGACAGCGGCAGTCATTACCTGAAAGCGACCAAGGACAGCCTGGTCATCTTCAGCGAACTGGTCAACGTCGCGCCCAATGCCACTACCACCGTCCTGATCAAAGATACCGGACAGGTCAAAGCCAAACTGCTGGAAAGCAAAAGCAAAGAGCAGGATGAATATAAGAATAAAAAATTGGACATACTGCTTAGCAAGAGCGTCCACACCGTCGGGAAAGAGTACACCACCAGCATGTACTTCCCGGGTTACTATTCGGTCTTTGGTTCCGGCTGGTCAAATATGTCGTCCACCGCCTATGAGACCGCCGACTGGAAGATCGTCCAGGGCGGGGTCCAGCAGATCTCCGACGTCGAGTTCGCCCGGCTGGTCAATGACGGCGCGGCGCTGAAAATATACGAAGAGAAAGCTGATTTTTACACTAACAAATACAATATCGGGGCGGTCGTTGGACTGATTGGTGTGCTATCACTGGCCGGCGGCGCTTTTACAACCGGCGACACCCAGATCGGTTTGCTGACCCTGGGTTTGGTCGGCTGTGTGTTTGGCCTTGGCTTCATGGCTGAAGAAGCTCCCCCACCCCAGCATTTAATCTCCGCCGGGGAAGCGGCTAAACAAGCCTACGATTATAACCGGGCCCTCAAGATAAAACTGGGACTGCCCGAAGATTACGAACCGTAATTCTATTTCATCGCGGAGCTAAACTGTAGTTATGCTCTAGCCAGGAGATGGTCCGCTCGCAGATCTCTTCCGCGCCTAGCTCGTCGATCGGCAGATGCCCTTCCTTTTCCAGCACCCCGATCGCTTTCCGCCCGGCGGAAAGATCTTTATAAACCTCTTTAACGTTCGAAACGCTGATCCAGGGATCATTCTCCCCGTAAAGAAAAAGGCAGGGCTGGTCAACGCGCGCGATGTCCCGCAGGACCGCGTCGTGATTGTTCACTTTGACGATATCGTCCATAAATTTCCTGGTCAACCGCATCCAGTGACCGTTCTTTTTAATGACCAATAGCTTGCCGGTCGCTCCCCAAATAAAAAAGGCCAGCTTTATTATCTTGTTCTTTGCTTTTTTAACAATCAACTTGAGCAGGCGGCCCCAGGAGGAAAATTTATCGGCCAGTCTGTAAAAATGGTTGAAGCCGATCTCAACAACATCAAAGACCGGACAAATACCGATCACCGCGGTGATCCGCGGGTCATGGCTTCTGGCCAGATACAGGACCGAAGAAAAGCCGCCAAAACTGTGCCCGGCAATATAAATATGCTGCTTGTCGACTAGTTCATGCTCGCAGACAAAGTCGATTATGACCTTGATCTCGACAATGAGTTCGGAAATAGTGTAATCGTCAAAATCTTCCCGGCAGACATCCCCGACCGCGTAGTCGACCGTCCAGGCCAGATACCCTTCCCGGCTGAAACGCCGGGCAATGTTGACCATATCAACCGAATTACCGCCGCATCCAGGAAGAATAATGATCGTTCTATGTTTGTCTTTGATCTCGGCCGGAGGATGAAGGTCGAGGTGGATAGTTTTATTGTTTTGGCCGTTGAGATGGTACCGGCAAACGTTGGATGGCCGCGGCAGGACAAAGTGCAGGCTCGATAGCCATAAGGGAGCAAAATCTATAGTAAAAGATTCTTCGCGTATATTATGATCCATTAGAAAAACCGCCTTCGTTCCGTATTTTTATCGTATTGACGGGCATTTTCCTTGCATTCCCACCCCCATATTTATCTGGTAAGATACTTACATGGAAAGCATCTGGCATGAACTGACCCCGGAAATGATCTTCAAATGCGTTGAAGCTACCCTGGGAGAGAGCCTCACCAATGTCTGCATCAGACGGAACAGTTATATTAACCGGGTCTATGAGCTTGAAAAGGAAGATAACACCAGATTGATCGTAAAATTCTATCGTCCGGGACGTTGGAGTAAGGAAACGATCCTGGCCGAACATGAATTTTTGGCCAAATTAAGGGGAAATGACCTATCGATCATCACCCCGCTTGCGGTAAATAAAGAAACGTTATTTCAAAACGGTCAATATTATTTTTCGGTATTTCCAAAAAAATGGGGTCGGCCAATGGACGAGTTTGATCAAGAAGGATGGCAAACGATCGGCCGCCTGATCGCCAAGATCCATCAGGTCGGAGAGAAGCTTACTGATGCCAAGCGTCTCACCTGGCGGCCGGAAGTGGTGACTAAAAATCACCTCAAAACTATCGTGGAGACCGGTTTTATCCTCCCTGATTTTATTCCAGCCCTGAAAACCGTGGTCGAGCAACTGATCGGCAAAAGCGAACCGCTCTTTGACCGGGAAACCAAGATCCTGCTCCATGGCGACTGCCATAAAGGGAATTTTATCTCCAGACCGGGAGAAGGGATCTACATTATCGATTTTGACGATTGCGCCCTTGGCCCGGCGGTCCAGGACCTCTGGCTCATTCTCCCGGACAAACCAGACTATGCGCCGAACGAAACCGCCTGGCTCCTGAAAGGATACCGGACTTTTCGCGATTTTAACGACGATAGCTGGGATCTGGTCCCCGCCCTCCGGGGAATGAGGATCGTCCATTACGCCGCCTGGCTGGCGGTCCAATCAAAAGAGAATGACTTTGGCCGAAACTTTCCTGAGACCGGCACGCCGCGCTACTGGAACACCTTGATCAAAGAACTGCAGGTCATCGTTTCCGAGGAACTTTAGAGGAACCGTTCGAACCGCTCTTTTTTTGCCTTGCAAATCGGGCAGACTTCGGGGGGATTTTCC comes from the Candidatus Margulisiibacteriota bacterium genome and includes:
- a CDS encoding alpha/beta hydrolase, with the protein product MDHNIREESFTIDFAPLWLSSLHFVLPRPSNVCRYHLNGQNNKTIHLDLHPPAEIKDKHRTIIILPGCGGNSVDMVNIARRFSREGYLAWTVDYAVGDVCREDFDDYTISELIVEIKVIIDFVCEHELVDKQHIYIAGHSFGGFSSVLYLARSHDPRITAVIGICPVFDVVEIGFNHFYRLADKFSSWGRLLKLIVKKAKNKIIKLAFFIWGATGKLLVIKKNGHWMRLTRKFMDDIVKVNNHDAVLRDIARVDQPCLFLYGENDPWISVSNVKEVYKDLSAGRKAIGVLEKEGHLPIDELGAEEICERTISWLEHNYSLAPR
- a CDS encoding serine/threonine protein kinase; its protein translation is MESIWHELTPEMIFKCVEATLGESLTNVCIRRNSYINRVYELEKEDNTRLIVKFYRPGRWSKETILAEHEFLAKLRGNDLSIITPLAVNKETLFQNGQYYFSVFPKKWGRPMDEFDQEGWQTIGRLIAKIHQVGEKLTDAKRLTWRPEVVTKNHLKTIVETGFILPDFIPALKTVVEQLIGKSEPLFDRETKILLHGDCHKGNFISRPGEGIYIIDFDDCALGPAVQDLWLILPDKPDYAPNETAWLLKGYRTFRDFNDDSWDLVPALRGMRIVHYAAWLAVQSKENDFGRNFPETGTPRYWNTLIKELQVIVSEEL